The genomic interval GTCCTCGGACAGCAGCGGCCGGAAACTGGCCTGGGCGGTGCTGCCGGAGTCGGTGATGGGCGGGTTCGCGCACGCGATGACGTTCCCGCTGCCGTCGACCCGGATCGAGTACTACAACACCGACGGGCGGACCCAGTGGTTCCGGTCGGTCGACGAGACGACCGGCTCCGGGCCGGAGCAGGCGTACCTGACCAGCCTGGTGGCGCCGCCGATGAGCTACCGGGCCGGGCAGTCGTACCAGGAACAGTGGAGTCGCGGTGTCTTCGGGCCGACGGTGGCGGCACCGCCGTACGAGCACCAGTGGGTGACCCGGCTCGGCGACACCCTCACCGTGCAGGCCCCGCTCTACGGCGACGGCGTCGGCCGGGCCGGCTTCTCCTCGATCGCCACCGGCCGGATCACACTGGAGCGCGACGGCAAGGTACTGGCCGGGTTCGACGGTCTGAACGGGACGCTCGAACTGCCGCCCGAGACCGGCGACTACCGGCTGACGATGACGGCGGAACGGGGCGGGCCGGCGACCCTCTCGACCCGGGTCAGCGTCACCTGGACCTTCCGCTCCGGACACGTCGACGGGGAGACGCCGGCCCGGCTGCCGATCTCCACGGTGCGCTTCTCGCCCCGGGTCGACAACGACAACAGCACGCCGGCCGGGCAGACCGGCACCATCCCGGTGACCGTGACCGCTCAGCCCGAGTCGGGAGCCGGCGCCAACGAGAGCCTGACCGTGGAGGTGTCGTACGACGACGGGGTCAGCTGGACTCCGGCGGAGGTGACGGCGGGGCAGGCGGTGCTGCGGCACCCGGCCGAGCCGGGGTACGTCTCGCTGCGGGCCAGCGCCACCGACACCGCGGGGAACACGGTGACCCAGACGGTGATCCGGGCGTACAAGATCGGCTAGCCGGCGTACGGGTGCGGTGACCGGCGGGAGCCTGCCGGTCAGCGGAGATGTCAGCCGGGCGCGGTACGGTCCGAGACGTCACACCTGTCCGCGCGGCACGGACAGCGAGGCGACGACGTGGAGGATCGGATGGCCGAGGAAGTCACGTTCGACCGGGTCGCCCCGGTGCTGCCGGTACGCGACCTGGACACCGCGCTGGACCGCTACCGACGGCTGGGCTTCGCCGTGCGGGCGTACGACGGCGCTGAGCGGTACGGCTTCGTCGAGCGCGGGCCCGTCTCGCTGCACCTCACGGAGTGGGCCGAGCACGACCCGGCCCGGACGGCGTCGACCGTCTACCTCTACGTCTCCGACGCCGACGCGCTGCGGGCGAGCTGGGCCGGGTCGGGGGTCGAGGGGCGGCTGGGCGAGGTGCGGGAGACCCCCTACGGCCTGCGTGAGTTCGCCTTCGTCGACCCGGACGGCACGCTGCACCGGGTCGGCTCCCCGAGCCGGGTCCGTGTCCCGCAGGCGTAGCCGGCCGGCGCCTCAGACATAGAAGATCCGGCGCCTCAGACATAGAAGATGTCGAAGGGTGCCCACGGCAGGTTGCGCAGCACCGAGAAGACTCCCCAGGCGGCGAGGAAGATGCCGATCATCTTCGGGGTGACCTCCAACTGCGGCAGTCGCCAGCCGAAGATCTGCCGCCCGGCCCAGGCGACGTAGAGGTAGAGCAGGAACGGCAGGGCGAAGACGAAGAGCAGGTGGTGCCGGGCCGCCGCCGGCAGGTCGCCGTGCAGGACGTACCAGAGGGCGCGGGTGCCGCCGCAGCCCGGGCAGTCCAGCCCGGTGATGAGCTTGGAGATGCAGGACGGTGCGGCGTCGGGGGCGCTGCGGGTCGGGTCGGTGATCAGCGTGTAGCCGACCGCGCCGGCCAGGCAGCCGAGCGCCGCCACCGGGGCGAGCCAGCGGGGCGCCCGCGCCTGGATCCGGTTGACGAACCGGGTCAGCCGGTCGGGCTCGGGAGCAAGGTAGGGCGGCGCCGGATAACCCGGGTAGCCCGAGTAGTCCGGGTAGCCGGTCGGGGCGTCGGCCGGGTTCGGGCCGGACCCGCCGGACCGGTTCTCGTCAACGCTCGTCATTCCGTCCTACCCGTCGCCGATCGCGTCCGCCAGGGCGTCGCGTCGCCCGCCAGCACGCACGGCGCGTCGCCCGGCCGGTCCGGCGGTCGCCGGCCGGCTCGTCTCACCGTACCGCGAGCATGCCGGCGAGGGCGGCGCGCAGCGGCCCGGCGAGGTCTCCCCCGGCGGGGGCCGCCACCGCGCCCAGGCCGAGCCAGCCGGCCAGCCGGTGCAGCTCGACGGCGAGCGCCCCGGCGGTCTCGACCGGATCGGTGCCGGGCTCGGCCCAGGCCGCCGGCACCAGCAGCGTGCCGGCCCTGCGGTCGGCCTTCAGGTCGACCCGGGCGACGAACCGGTCGCCGAGCAGGAACGGCAGCACGTAGTAGCCGTGCACCCGCTGCGCCGCGGGGACGTAGATCTCGATCCGGTAGCTGAACCCGAAGAGGCGCTCGGTGCGGGACCGTTCCCAGATCAGCGGGTCGAAGGGGCTGACCAGGGTGCTGGCCCGGATCCACCGGGGCAGCCGGGCCTCCCGGTGCAGATAGGCGGGGAGCCGCCAGCCCTGCACCGTGACCGGCCGCAGCTCGCCCGCCTCGACCAGCTCGGCGAGGGCGGTGCGGGCGCCCGCGACCGGCAGCCGGAAATAGTCCCGCAGCTCCGGCTCGGCCGCCACCCCGAGCGCCCGGGCGGCGACCCCGACCAGCCGGCGGTGCGCCTCCGCCGGCTCCGGGGTCGGCGCGGCCAGCACCTCCGGCGGCAGCACCCGTTCGGGTACGTCGTAGACCCGGGCGAAGGAGCTGTTCCGGGAGGCGGCGGTCAGCTCACCGGCCCAGAACAGGAACTCGCAGGCCCGCTTGACCGCCGACCAGTTCCAGCCCCAGTTGCCGGTCTCCCGGGGCGCGTCGTGCTCGATCTCGGCGGCGGTCATCGGGCCGCCGGCCCGCACCTCGTCGAGGACCCGGGCGACCAGCGCCGGCTGCTCGACGGCGATCCGGCGCATCCCGCCCCAGGCGTCGGTGTGCGCGGCGGCCATCCGCCAGCGCAGCGCCGGTTGCAGGTCGACCCGGACCAGCGACGCCTCGTGGCCCCAGTATTCGAAGAGGTCCCGGGGGCGCCGGTAGGCGGACCGGTCGAGCAGCTCGGTCGGATAGGGCCCGAGCCGGCTGTAGAGCGGCAGGTAGTGCGCCCGTTGCAGGACGTTGACCGAGTCCATCTGGAGCAGGCCGAGCCGGTCGAGCACCCGGCGCAGGTGCCGACGGGTCGGCACGGCTCCGGGCGCGGGGTCGGCGAAACCCTGGGCGGCCAGCGCGATCCGCCGGGCCTGGGCGAGCGACAACGATTCAGGTACGGCCATCGCACCGGACCCTAGCCGACCGGTCCGACACGACGCGCCGGACCTGGACCTGGCCCGCAAAACGGGATAAAACAGTGCTGATGCTAGCCGTCAGCCCCGAGTGCCCCGAGGACGCCCCGGCCATCGCCGAGGTGCACGTCCGGAGCTGGCAGACGGGGTACGCCGAGATCATGCCGCCCGAGGTGCTGGCCCGGCTGAACGTCGCCGCCTGGGCCCAGCGCCGCCGCGACCTCGGTACCGCCGAACCCGACCACCCGTTCCGGACCCTGGTGGCCCGGGCCGACGACGAGACCGTACTCGGCTTCGCCACCGTCGGGCCGTACCGCACCGACCAGGACCCGGACCGCCTCGACCACCGGTACGCCGAGATTCTCGGCCTCTACGTCCGGCCCGGGTACTGGGGCACCGGGGTGGGCCGGCGACTGCTCGCCGCCTCGGTCGGCGAGCTGACCGCACTCGGCTGGACCGAGCTGCGGCTCTGGATCCTCGCCGACAACCGGCGGGCCCGCCGCTTCTACGAGCGGGCCGGGCTAGTCGCGGATGGTGAGCGGGCGACCTACGAACTGCAACGGTCGGGGGGACGGCCGCCGCTTGGGCTGGTCGAACTCCGCTACGCCGCCCGTCTCGGCGAGCTGGCTGGGCCCCCGGACCGGTAGCGCGAAGAGCAGCGCGACGCTGATCCAGACATAGAAGTTGCTGCCCAGGAAGCCGAGCAGGCCGTCGAAGCGGCGCTCCCAGATCCAGACCAGCCGGCTGATCAGCACCAGGTACGCGAAGACCGCGAACCGCAGCAGCCAGCGTCGGCGGGTACTGCCGGCCGGCGCGGCGTACGCGTTGTCGACCAGCAGGATCAGCGCCGGGATCAGCCAGACCAGGTGGTGCACCCAGGTGACCGGGCTGACCAGGCTCTGCACCACACCGGTCAGGGCGAGCCCGGTCGCCTCGTCGCCGACCGCCGCCGAGGTCCGGACCCGCCAGACCCAGACCCCCACGGTCGCCGCGACCAGCACCAGCCAGAGCAGCGTGTTCGGATGGTCCGGGTCGAGCCGGGCGACCACGCCCTGCCACGACTGGTTCGAGATGAACGACAGCGAACCGACCCGGTCGGTGTCCCAGAGCGCCGTGGTCCAGAACTCCCGGGACGCGTCCGGGGCCACCCCGGCGGCGACGAGGGTGACCGCGGCGGCGGTGCCGCTGGCCACCAGCGCCGCCCGCCACCTCCCGGTGACCAGCAGATAGACGATGAAGATGCCCGGGGTCAGCTTGATCGCGGTGGCCAGCCCGACCCCCACCCCGGCGAAGCGGCGGTAGCGCTGCGGCAGCCGGCGCCCGAACGGGGTCACCGGGGCGACCAGCCAGAGCAGGTCGGCGCCGACCAGGAAGAGCAGCAGCATGTTCACCTGGCCGAAGTTGACCGTCTCGCGCATCGGCTCGAAGGCCGCCGCCAGGCAGAGCGCCACGGCCAGGGTGAACCACCGGGTCCAGCCCGTCCGGCGGGCGATCGGGTCGACCAGCCACCAGATCAGCAGCGCGCTGGCCAGCACGGTCAGGGTGACGCTGATCACCATCGCCGCCGGCCAGCTCAGGTACGCCAGCGGCAGCATCACCAGCGCGGCGAAGGGCGGGTAGGTGAAGCCGTACTTGCTGTCCGGCTTGAGCCAGTCGTAGATCTCGCCGTCGGCGCGTACCCAGTGGTGCAGCGCGCCGTAGTACACCCGCAGGTCGAAGAAACCGTGTCGGGCCGCCGCCACCGAGAGGAACCCGGCGACCAGCACCGCCAACGCGATCACGAATAGCACCTGGTACCGGGTACGCCAACCGGCACCCTGCGCCATTACCGCCCCCCTTGCCCTGCGTAGGCTTCCCACTCATGGCTCTCGGGTACGTCCGCCCGGCGCGTCCGTCAGACGCCGGCGAGATCGCACGCATCCAACTCGCGACCTGGCGGGTCGCCTACCGGAGGATGCTGCCCAAGCACGTGCTCGACAACCTGGACGAGGAGTGGCTCGGTCGCCGGTGGAGTGCGGCGGTCGAGGCGCCACCCTCCGAACGGCACCGCGTCCTGGTCGCCGTCGAGCAGGCCGAACAATCGTATCTGGTCGGATTTGCCGCATCCGGGCCCCCCGACGAGCAGGCGCTGGCCCCGGAGGAACCGGCCGAGGCGCTCGGTCCCGGCGTCGTCGCCGTGACGGACCTGCTGGTCGAGCCGAGGTGGGGCCGGCGCGGGCACGGCAGCCGGCTGCTCGCCGCCAGCGTCGACCTGTGGCGCACCGACGGCTTCGACACGGCGGTGGCCTGGGCCTTCGACGGGGACGCCGCGACCCGGAAGTTCCTCGGCGCCGCCGGCTGGGAGCCGGACGGGGCGGCCCGGGCGCTGGACGTCGACGACCTGCTCGTGCCACAGCTCCGGCTGCACGTCTCGCTCGCCGCCGAGCCGACCGACTGAAACCGGCCCGAGCCGCTCCGTCGCCCGACAGCGGCCCTGTTGCCGCACCATGCCGGTCGTCCGGCGGCCCGGTAGCGGTGTGCGTGCGCCCCGGGCCACCGGACGGGTGGCGATGGTGCCGGTCAGACCTCCGTGCCGGTCAGACCTCCGTGCCGGTCAGACCTCCGTGGCGGTCAGACGTGTCCGTGGCGGTCAGACGTCCGTGACGGTCAGACGTCCGTGCCGAACAGGCCGGAGTAGCGGTTCAGGTAGAGCGGCCATCCCCCGTCGCCGGCGACGCCGTCTCGGACGGATTGCCAGCCGGGGCCATGCCGGTCGAGGTGGCGGTGCTCCAATTCCACCCGCGTGCGCTGCGGCGTCTCGGCGATGAACCGGACCTCGACCTCGCTGGTGTTGTCGGGCTCGGTCTCGACCCGCCACTGCGGGCTGATGTCCCAGCTGAACACCACCCGGACCGGTGGGTCGTAGACGAGCACCCGCGCCCAGCGGCACTCGGTATCGTCGACACCGCGATCGTAGATGTGTCCGCCGACCTTCGGCTCGAACACGGTCTCGGCGATCGCCACCCCGAGCAGGTTGTGCTCCCTCGGCTTGAAGTCTCCGAAGCGCTCGGTGAACACGGTGAACGACCGCTCCAGCGACGCGTTCACGACGACCTGCCGGCGTACCACCACCTCGGGCCCCTGGGTCATGAGTTCTCCTCGGTCGGTTGTTCGACGATGTCCTGGTAGCCCTCCAGTGCACGGTCCCAGAACGTGTCCAATTGATCCCGCAGCGCGGCGACGCCCGCGGGGTTGAGCCGGTAGACCCGACGGGTGCCGGCCGTGCGGTCGGTCACCAGCCCGGCGTCCTTGAGCACCTTCAGGTGCTGCGACACGGCGGGTCGGCTGATCGGCAGCTCTTGAGCGAGTTCGCCGACCGCCCTCGGCCGCACCGCCAGGCAGGCGACGATGGCGCGTCGGGTGGGATCACCCAACGCGTCCCAGCCGTCAGCGGTTTGGTAAGTAGCCACGAACGGTAAGTTAGCACTTACCGTTAAACGGATCAAGGCTCCCCGGCAACCCGGAGTCCCGACCGGATTTCAGTCCAGCAGCGCGTCGATGCCGACGGTCAGCCCCGGGCGGTGCGGCACCGCGCGCACCGCCAGCAGCACGCCGGGCATGAACGAAGCCCGGTCGTACGAGTCGTGCCGGATCGTCAGCGTCTCGCCAGCGGTACCGAACAGCACCTCCTGGTGCGCAACCAGCCCGGTGGCCCGGACCGCGTGCACGCGTACCCCGTCGACGTCGGCACCGCGCGCACCCGGCAGCTCGTCCTTGGTGGCGTCCGGTACGGCGCCGAGACCCGCCTGCGCCCGGGCCTGTGCGATCAGCCGTGCGGTGTGCGTGGCGGTGCCGCTGGGCGCGTCGAGCTTTTTCGGATGGTGCTGCTCGATGATCTCCACCGACTCGAAGTAGCGGGCCGCCCGCGCCGCGAACTGCATCATCAGCACCGCGCCGATGCCGAAGTTCGGCGCGATCAGCACGCCCACCCCGGGCCTGTCGGCCAACCAGCCACGCACCTGCTCGAGCCGCTGCCCGGTGAAGCCGCTGGTGCCGACGACCGCGTGAATTCCCTGCTCGACGCACCACCGTAGGTTGTCCATCACCACGCCGGGGTTGGTGAAGTCGACCACCACCTCGGCACCCGCCTCGGAGGCGGTGGAGAGCCTGTCGTCCTCGTCGACCGTCGCCACCAGTTCGAGGCCATCGGCGGCCTCCACCGCCCGGCACACCTCCAGGCCCATCCGGCCGCGGGCGCCGAGTACGCCGACCCGCAGCGGCCCGGTCGACGCGTTCTTCCCTGGTTCACGCTCGTCGCTCACGGGCCACAACCTATCCCAATGCGGGCAACCGCATGTGGCCACCGCCAGACCACTCGGCCGGCCGGCGACCCGCCCCAGCCCGATCCGGCATCCCCGTCAGATCCCGGACGTCAGGCATCCGCCGCCGCGCCGGGCGGACCTCCGGCCCGGCGCAGAAAACGCAGACCTCGACGCAGATAGGTACGCGGATTGGTGTCGAGGTGGCGGGCCCAATCGGGTGCGGTCTCGCCGCGCAGCCAGGCGTACCGGGCGAGCGCATAGCCGTACATCGGCTCGGTCAGGTATCCCAGCCGGCTCGCCGACCAACCGGTGTGCCGGCCGGCGAACTCCAGAGCGGCGTTGGCGGTGAAGATCCCGAACCCGAGATAGACCGTGAGCAGGTCAGTGAGGGGTTCCTGATCCCGCCGCTGCGGATCGACCCGCCCCTCGCCGAGCAGCCGTTCGTGGGCCAACTCGTGTGCGACCGTAGCGACCAGGGCCAACGGCCGGCTACCGAGCGACTCCTCCAGCGAGACGACCGCCCTGCCCGCCACCACCCGATAATGCCCGGCCGCCCCGGACCAGCTGGCATACCCGCCAACCAGTTCCGGCAACTCCCGCCCACCCGCCCGATCGGCATGCAGCTCCACCCGGATCCGGTCGGGGTCCACCGAAAGGTAGTCGCAGAGCTGGTGCACGACCTGGAGCATGTCCTCCTCGGATCCGGAGTATCCGCCCGGAAAGAAGTCGTCGGTGGGAAGCACCACTGGCGAGCGCAGCCAGGAGTCGCCGAACTCGCGGACGAGCCACGCCAGGTTCTCCTCGATCCACCGCCGCTCTTCCGGCACCACCGGGCAGCGAGGCGTGAACCAACCCATCGAGCTACCTCCCTACTGGCATGGTAGAGAGACGATGTTCAGCGGGGGCCCCGCGCAGGTGCGATCCCGACATCCTGCGGATCTCCGGGTCAGAGTGCGCCGCGGTCGACCAGGCTGAAGGTCGAGCTGGGGGTGGCGTCGCCGACCTGTTCGACGATCACCGTCCTGCGGGAGGTGCTCCACTGTACGAAGCCGTGCGTGTCGTTGTAGATGTAGTAGGTTGGCCGGTTCTTGTCGTCCCTGTCGCCGGTGCGGTCGAGCGAGAAGATCGTCGCCTGCGTCGGCTGGCACGCGGCGGCGACAAGTGTCGACGGCCCCTCCAACAAGATCTTGACCCCGAGGCAGGTCTCCTGGTCGTCGGCGCGACCGTCGCCCCGCAGCGACCTGATCAGATAGTCCACCCCCATCGGCACCAGGACGAACTGCGACTTCGCCCCGGTACCGTCGGACGCCTCGACCTGGAAGTCGTGCAGGTCAAGCGCCAGATCGCGGTCGATCTCCGCGATGTGGATCAGCGTGCGCCGGGTCCCCTGGAGGATCGCGGTGTCCGGGTCCGAGGCCACCGGGGTGGTCGTCCGGGCGTTCGTCGGGCTCGGGCTGGTCGGCGCGGACGTCACCGGAGAACCGCCGGCCTCCCGGCCGCTGGGGTCGAGCGCGTTGAGCGTGACGAGGCCCGCACCGAGCAGCACGACGAGGGTCACGACGGCGGCCCCGACGGACAGGAGGCGGCTACGGCGCCTGTTCTCGGGCCGGGCCGCGCCCTGCGCCGCCCCGGGACCGCCGGTCGCCACCTGGCCACCGTCGCGGGCGGTCAGCGCCGCCGGGGTGATCACGGCGGTGGTCCCGGCCGGCGGGGTGCTGCCGTCGAGCAGCGCGTCGAGCAGCGCACGCGCCGTCGGGCGCTCGTCGGGATCCTTGGCCAGGGCCCACTCCACGAGCTCACGGAGCGGCCCGGTCAGTCCGGACAGGTCGGGCGGCTGGGTCAGGATGCGCATGGCGGTGCCGGGCGCGGAGTCGGCGGCAAACGGGGTACGCCCGGTCGCCGCGTACGCCACGACCACGCCCCAGGCGAAGATGTCCGCGGCGGAGGTCACCTGCCGGCCGTTGCCCGGCTCGAAGCGTTCCGGTGCCATGTAGCCGACCGTGCCGACTATCTGGTCGGTACGGGTGTGCTGGCTGGTCGCCTCGAAGGCGCGAGCGATACCAAAGTCGATCACTTTGATGCCGCCCATCGCGAACAGTACGTTGGCCGGCTTGAGATCGCGGTGGATCACCCCGGCTCCGTGGATGGCGGAGAGCGCGGTGGCGATGCCGACGGCCACGCCGTGCAGCGCGGACGGGGACAACGGCCCCTGCTCCCTGACCACGGCGGCGAGGTTGGGTCCGTCGACGTACTCGA from Plantactinospora sp. BC1 carries:
- a CDS encoding DUF2752 domain-containing protein, giving the protein MTSVDENRSGGSGPNPADAPTGYPDYSGYPGYPAPPYLAPEPDRLTRFVNRIQARAPRWLAPVAALGCLAGAVGYTLITDPTRSAPDAAPSCISKLITGLDCPGCGGTRALWYVLHGDLPAAARHHLLFVFALPFLLYLYVAWAGRQIFGWRLPQLEVTPKMIGIFLAAWGVFSVLRNLPWAPFDIFYV
- a CDS encoding helix-turn-helix transcriptional regulator, with the translated sequence MATYQTADGWDALGDPTRRAIVACLAVRPRAVGELAQELPISRPAVSQHLKVLKDAGLVTDRTAGTRRVYRLNPAGVAALRDQLDTFWDRALEGYQDIVEQPTEENS
- a CDS encoding GNAT family N-acetyltransferase translates to MALGYVRPARPSDAGEIARIQLATWRVAYRRMLPKHVLDNLDEEWLGRRWSAAVEAPPSERHRVLVAVEQAEQSYLVGFAASGPPDEQALAPEEPAEALGPGVVAVTDLLVEPRWGRRGHGSRLLAASVDLWRTDGFDTAVAWAFDGDAATRKFLGAAGWEPDGAARALDVDDLLVPQLRLHVSLAAEPTD
- the dapB gene encoding 4-hydroxy-tetrahydrodipicolinate reductase, whose product is MWPVSDEREPGKNASTGPLRVGVLGARGRMGLEVCRAVEAADGLELVATVDEDDRLSTASEAGAEVVVDFTNPGVVMDNLRWCVEQGIHAVVGTSGFTGQRLEQVRGWLADRPGVGVLIAPNFGIGAVLMMQFAARAARYFESVEIIEQHHPKKLDAPSGTATHTARLIAQARAQAGLGAVPDATKDELPGARGADVDGVRVHAVRATGLVAHQEVLFGTAGETLTIRHDSYDRASFMPGVLLAVRAVPHRPGLTVGIDALLD
- a CDS encoding serine/threonine-protein kinase; translation: MSMPLLPGERTRLGRYELLGRLGEGGMGTVYLGRDRDGRKVAIKMVRPEFSYDAEFRGRFRSEVNRARQVPPFSTAEVLDADPDHDPPYLVVEYVDGPNLAAVVREQGPLSPSALHGVAVGIATALSAIHGAGVIHRDLKPANVLFAMGGIKVIDFGIARAFEATSQHTRTDQIVGTVGYMAPERFEPGNGRQVTSAADIFAWGVVVAYAATGRTPFAADSAPGTAMRILTQPPDLSGLTGPLRELVEWALAKDPDERPTARALLDALLDGSTPPAGTTAVITPAALTARDGGQVATGGPGAAQGAARPENRRRSRLLSVGAAVVTLVVLLGAGLVTLNALDPSGREAGGSPVTSAPTSPSPTNARTTTPVASDPDTAILQGTRRTLIHIAEIDRDLALDLHDFQVEASDGTGAKSQFVLVPMGVDYLIRSLRGDGRADDQETCLGVKILLEGPSTLVAAACQPTQATIFSLDRTGDRDDKNRPTYYIYNDTHGFVQWSTSRRTVIVEQVGDATPSSTFSLVDRGAL
- a CDS encoding glycosyltransferase 87 family protein, translating into MAQGAGWRTRYQVLFVIALAVLVAGFLSVAAARHGFFDLRVYYGALHHWVRADGEIYDWLKPDSKYGFTYPPFAALVMLPLAYLSWPAAMVISVTLTVLASALLIWWLVDPIARRTGWTRWFTLAVALCLAAAFEPMRETVNFGQVNMLLLFLVGADLLWLVAPVTPFGRRLPQRYRRFAGVGVGLATAIKLTPGIFIVYLLVTGRWRAALVASGTAAAVTLVAAGVAPDASREFWTTALWDTDRVGSLSFISNQSWQGVVARLDPDHPNTLLWLVLVAATVGVWVWRVRTSAAVGDEATGLALTGVVQSLVSPVTWVHHLVWLIPALILLVDNAYAAPAGSTRRRWLLRFAVFAYLVLISRLVWIWERRFDGLLGFLGSNFYVWISVALLFALPVRGPSQLAETGGVAEFDQPKRRPSPRPLQFVGRPLTIRD
- a CDS encoding VOC family protein — protein: MAEEVTFDRVAPVLPVRDLDTALDRYRRLGFAVRAYDGAERYGFVERGPVSLHLTEWAEHDPARTASTVYLYVSDADALRASWAGSGVEGRLGEVRETPYGLREFAFVDPDGTLHRVGSPSRVRVPQA
- a CDS encoding winged helix-turn-helix domain-containing protein, with amino-acid sequence MAVPESLSLAQARRIALAAQGFADPAPGAVPTRRHLRRVLDRLGLLQMDSVNVLQRAHYLPLYSRLGPYPTELLDRSAYRRPRDLFEYWGHEASLVRVDLQPALRWRMAAAHTDAWGGMRRIAVEQPALVARVLDEVRAGGPMTAAEIEHDAPRETGNWGWNWSAVKRACEFLFWAGELTAASRNSSFARVYDVPERVLPPEVLAAPTPEPAEAHRRLVGVAARALGVAAEPELRDYFRLPVAGARTALAELVEAGELRPVTVQGWRLPAYLHREARLPRWIRASTLVSPFDPLIWERSRTERLFGFSYRIEIYVPAAQRVHGYYVLPFLLGDRFVARVDLKADRRAGTLLVPAAWAEPGTDPVETAGALAVELHRLAGWLGLGAVAAPAGGDLAGPLRAALAGMLAVR
- a CDS encoding SRPBCC family protein, which produces MTQGPEVVVRRQVVVNASLERSFTVFTERFGDFKPREHNLLGVAIAETVFEPKVGGHIYDRGVDDTECRWARVLVYDPPVRVVFSWDISPQWRVETEPDNTSEVEVRFIAETPQRTRVELEHRHLDRHGPGWQSVRDGVAGDGGWPLYLNRYSGLFGTDV